The Fusarium poae strain DAOMC 252244 chromosome 2, whole genome shotgun sequence nucleotide sequence TACGACTCACTCGAGTTCAACCAGAACTACGATGACGGTATTCAGCCGTACTGGGGGTTTGTTTAATCAAGTTGAAGTTTCAGTTGAGAAAGACGTGCTAACTCCACCAGAAACCTCTCCCCCAACACTGATCACAACGGAGAAGCTGAAGCAACCCCTTTCCATGACCTTGAACAAAAGGGCGAGTCTCAAATCCAGATCGGTGCCACCAACGAAACCCCTCGGCACTTCACCAGATCTCGAAGGACATTTGATGCTCAAGCTGTTTATCCGGCTGAGGCTTGTCTCTTCGTTGCCAAGTAAgtagcttattttattatcaGATATATTACCTACTAACTTATTCTTCAAGTCTTGCTCAGAATATTGATGATATAAGCATCGAAAAAGATCTTACTCGATTCTTTGGTCAATATGGAACTGTCTTCATCAAAGTGAAGCGTGATCGACGACTCATGCCTTACGCCTTTGCCCAGTTCACCGTAAGTTGTCCCTGAATTTCTGTCAAGTCGTCCGTAGTTAACTCTTTATCCAGGAACGCAAACATGCCGACTTTGCTTTGAAGAATGCAGCTGGAAAAGAACTCATGGGTCGCATTCCTCGCTTGGAAAAGTGCGGAGGAAACTGTACGTTGCTTCCTCACGATCTTGACCCGATCTAACTGTCCTTTAGTATCCTACATCATCTTCCGCAGAAACAAACGCGCAGTTCAGTATGACGAGGCCCACAATATCTTCTCCCCATATGGGAAGATTGCCAAGATTGAGACTTTGGACTATAAAATTCAAATCAAGCTCAATGTGCCTCCATCCATGATGGTACAGTATGAGAAATTCGATCCTAAGCGAGACGTCATCAAAGTAGGTAAAGTTGCTAAGAGTTTGAAGAAGATGCCTGACAACCTCTTAGTCTTTCGGTCCTTCTgatgtcttcatcatcatgtcatACGACCCCAAGATCGCTCAAGATCCTTCCGAACGTGCTCCAGGCGACCGAACTTTCATGGAACAGTATGACAAGAATCGTCGCTCAATCTTCATGGGCAATTTGCCACCCCACACGGGTGAGCATCTTGTCCACAGAGTTGCCTCTCTCTGTGGAAATGTCATTTCTATTGATCTCCGGATCATCCCTGATATTAACGGTGGTTGTAAGAAACATAAACCCTTCATCTGACTACTTAGCTAACTGTTGTAGCCCCTAATGTCTATGCCTTTGTTGAATTCGAGCGTCCTAATGCCCCTGACGAGGCCGTCCGTCAGTTCGTAAGTTTTACAACTCCTTCGTTTCCTCAACTCTCAACTTACCAacttatgcttctagaacGGGACACAAGTCGAGGGTTCTATCTTGAAAGTTGAGCGAAGGCGAACCAGGCCTACTCGTGATGCGCGAAGCTATTCGAACTCGCTGGCGATGCGACCACTGCCATTAGTGCCGCCTCTGCGTCCTTATCGTGCAGCTTCTATCGCTCTGGCACTGGCGATGAGACAAGATGATGATCACAATGCAGGCTCTCTGGCTACTGCACTTGTCCATTGTGGACCCAACCACAGCCGCCCAGGATCGATGGCTGCCGCACCCACTCACCACCAAGGACAGCATAGCTGTTCCGTATCTATGGCTGTCGATGGGCTTACGGTCGATCAAAGTAACAACAGCCGCATAGAATCGACTGATGAAATCTCCCTTCCCCTTCCTCAGGACATCCAAGCAATGCCAGTTCAACCTGAACAACTCAACCCGCGACGTGTGTTTCTTTCTCCCAACAAGATGGCTCAGTTTGGTGCTGGTGAGCTAGACGAGTACACTCCCATTAACTCGCCCGACAAAGTCAGTGGTCCTAATGCCACCGGAAACAACGTTCACTGGGGACAGTCGCAATTCATTGACGCCTCTCCCTTGTATGTATCTCCTACAGGATCGTCTCCTGTGCATCACAAACCCAATGATGCCCCGGTTAAATCCTTTGCGGAGCGCTTAGCTACTTCTGGAAGGCCAACGTCATATGCGTTCTCGTCGGCTGCTCAGCATGCGGTAGACCGATGCGAGATGGCTatagaagagaaggagaacgGCTCTGCCAAGGGGCACCGTCGTGGCCCTTCTGCCCTCTACCCAGTCGCACCAGCCCTGGATCTTGAGGTCTCAGAAAGTGATGGACCCAGCGAGTGGCGAACTACTGGTACCacagaggaggaagagggcTTTAAGGAGAAAAAGGCAAAGAGCAGAAAGAAACTCCGACGCGGCTGCCTATCAGAACAAAACCTGAAGCTAAACGAACTTTCCGACTCACAGCTCAACAAAGACCACAAGTCGGAGGAGAACCTCAAAGTGAAGAAGAGAGTTTCCTTCAGAAAGGAGGCATCTgtcatcaacaacagcccTGAGCCAGTTCACGAGACACCTATCCGCCAAGCGCCCATTCACTCTCCCTATATGGGGCCTACTCTACAGACACAACTGATGCCAGCACCGCCTCCTCTCCCTGGCGGCCTTGTATATGTAGCGGTCCCTTACGAGTCTGTTGCCGCGCAGTTGGGCACTCCGCACTTTTACAGCTATCCGTCCCACCAGCATGAGGTTCAGTATCAGGCCCATCCTCACGTCTACCAGGAGCATCCGCAAGTCTACCAAGAGCATCCCCAGGCTCGCTACCAGGCTCATAACCAGAACGTTTACGGAGAGAGCGCCCGTACTATTTACCGAGCCCAATCCCAGGTCCCCTTCCAGGAAAGTATCCAAACACCGTACCCTGGATATGCTCAAGCATCCTATGGCGAGTATGCCCCGATGTACCAGAATCATCAGGTTCGGTACCAAGGCCCCCAGCATGTCGATCTTCAAGGTCGCCGTTATGCCTCATATGCTCACCCTCAGGAGTACCGCGAACCTCCCCTGCAGCCTCACTATCCCACCTACAGTAACATGGCTTCTTCTAGCAACGTCTACATGCCCCGTGCTCCGGCCGAGTCTCCTCACCAGAGACGACAGCGTATTGAAGCGGAACGATACCGTCGCTACAACGCCTAATTTTGATCACAGCAAGTATGGTCATGTCGGGTGAGTATCTCGATCAGACTTTGATTGACATCTCAATCAACGCCATCTCTCTTTCGGCCCTTCCATTTTGACAACCTAATTTCATTCTATTTCGGACTCTTTGATTCGACGCATTTTCGATCCAGTTTGTATGCACGTATGTATGTTCACCCGCGTTTATTCCAGCAACAGTTCTTCAGTTCAGCAGCATCAATCCCTTCAGCATTTCTTTCTTGGCACTCCGCTTTCCCGACATCAACCTGTCAGCATATCAGCGCAAGTTCACCTAGCGGTGATGATGCTGCGCCTAGTTTCCATTTGTCTTTCTCAGAACTGTCCCCAGCACCAGTCATCGAGCCTAGCAGCTTAGGCTCGCTCAGCAACTATGATGCACGACTCAGTTCGGTTCGGCATCTTTTATTTTTGGTCAACGCCCCCTCCAGCACATATCGGCACAGTTGCCAGACAGATCTTCCTGCCCAGAGACAGACATTAAATCCAACAGATAGATGTCGTTTGGTGCCAAGATGGCACGTCAGGTTGAAAGACCTGGCTAGAGGCTAGGAGGTCCTCGTGTTGGTGCAGTCGGGATTGAGATGAATAAAATTGTATATAAAAACacaaaaaaaataaaaaagagagcCATGTTCTCAACAAAGGGTTTTTACCCACCAAAATTTGTGTCCCTTGTTTATCGTGATGTGATGTGTATGCCTACTGTTACCAAATTGAACTATTGACCAAGAGCAATAAAAGGACCGAAATGGCGATGTATGATATGATGTGTCTCTCTATATCGTCGGCCGATCAGTTATCGTGAAGGATGGATCAGTCATCGCATCAGGCGGTTTATAATGAAATGACCCCCACTCTCTGATGGAAcgaaaagacaagacaagcatTTGATGGCCCGAAAGTGTTGGCCAAGAGTTCTCTTAACAGTTAATTTGGCGGTAGGACGTAACTCGATCGGGAATAGGACATATTCTTTCTAAAAcgctaaataaatagtcaGTCCAGGCCCAGCGCgacttttattttatttattgtcTTGGACAACAGTTTTCATCCTTGCTCTTCTCCCTTTTCTTGTTTGTATTTTGGTCAAACGACGTCCCCAACTTTACACGACATAAACTATAAACCTTGCGCAATGGGTTTCCCATCTTTCGCGGCATCAAACGCCGTCATATACGTCACTTATGGCGCTTTCCTGTTCGTGATCCTAaactactaaggtaactAACTTATAATCAAAGCTGACAATTGAAAACAGAATCATGGGAACTGGAATCGCTTGGAAGATGAGAAACCAGTCCAAGGCCGACTTTCTCTCTGGCAATGGAACTCAGACGGGTCAGAAATTCCCAGCATCTCATCACTCATCATATCCCCTCTCAAGACTGCAAGCTAACCACCACAAACAGCCTTTCCTCTGGCCCTCAACTTCATCGCTTCCGGTGAGTAGAGCTATTCGAGCTCTCACTACACTACTCCGGAGCGGTAGCAATTGCAAACGCAACAGCAAAATGACAGCAAAGACTTGCCCAGTCATATAGAAGGCGGCTGCGATGACTCGGAAGAGCTCCATCTAACCTGATACTTCTCATGGTCGAGTATACCAATCAAGAATGAACGATCAGGTTCGTACATTGAATGAaaggatcttcttcttctctccccCTCTCTAAACGCCCCCGAGTTTGCCTCGGAACTCTGTTGCTACTAACCATTTCCCACGCTCAGTTGAGAGGATACTCTCTTCTGAGCCTGGCTCACTCGAAACTGCTCCAGAGAGGCAATCTCGGGAGGCTAGGGGGAGAGGATGCGGCTCACTACGGGCGCTGAGTTGACGTATCGTCCGGATCCAACCTCGGAACACTTGTGTAGCACATGTGTCTTCTGGGGAGATCATGGCGTACGACGACAAAGCTGAGATTGTACCGTAAATACTCGATCAAGTTAATGCTTGCGTGGGAAAAGTGTTGCCGCTCCAATTCCATCCCCTGTCCTCCCCCAAACACTTTAGAATGACAACTGACTCTTATAGCACTCGGTTCCGGTATTCTCTTCTCGTACCCCGAGCTGGCCACAATCTCTGGTGTGCAGGGCATGATGGTGTACGCTCTTGCGTCCTCGCTTCCTATGCTCATCTTTGGCTACCTTGGTCCTATCATCCGACGCCGATGCCCCGAAGGCTTCGTCCTCACTGAGTGGACTCGACAGCGATATGGCGTTATCACTATGCTGTACTTGAGCTTCATGTCAATGGTAACTCTATTCCTATACATGGTCTCCGAGCTCTCCGCTATCGGCCAGGTGGTTCAAGCCTTGACCGGCCTCGACCCCCTTCCGGTCATGATTGTTCAGTGTGTTATCACTACCATCTATACCTGTAGGTATTTTCTGGTCCTGCAGCTTTGATTTCCTTCTAACTTTGTAAGCCCTTGGTGGGTTTAGGATCTCCTTCATTACAGATGTTGTTCAAGGTACCATGGTTATTGGCcttgtcatcatcgctgcCATCACTATTGGTGCCAAGACTGAGATCCAGCGACCTCTCATCGACGAGTCCGGTCTTACCAAGCCCAACCTTCTCGGCTGGCAGCTTCTCTACATCCTTCCTGTTGCCGTTCTGACCAACGACTTCTTCCTTTCGTCTTTCTGGCTGCGAACCTTTGCTTCCAAGACTGATAAGGATCTCCGAATTGGAACCACTATTGCCACGATTGTCATCCTGTGCGTTCTTACCCTCGTTGGTTCCACTGGTCTCATCGCTGTTTGGTCAGGAGCCTTGCCTCTTGAAGACAGTGCCGGTTCTGGCTCAGTTGCCTTCTTCGTCCTTCTCGAGACCCTCCCCAGCTGGGTCGTTGGCATTGTTCTCGTCATGGTTGTCACCATGAGCACAGCTGCCTTTGACAGTCTTCAGTCTGCCATGGTCTCGTCAGGCTCCAACGATCTGTTCCGTAACAAGCTCAACATCTGGTACATCCGAGCCATTGTGGTGCTCATCATCATTCCCGTCATTGCCATTGCTCTCAAGGCCCCGTCTGTTCTTCAGATCTGGCTCATCACCGATCTCATCTCTGCTGCCACTATTCCCGTCCTTGTGATCGGTCTTGTTGACAAGTTCTACTGGTGGCACGGCTTTGAGGTTGTTGTAGGAGGTCTTGGTGGTATTTTGaccgtcttcatcttcggtTGTGTTTACTATGGAAACGCCCAGGAGGCTGGAGAACTCCTCCTTGTGCAGAAGGGTCTGTACGGCAATGATTGGAGTGCATTTGGCGCCTTTGTCGCTGCACCTGTTGGTAGTCTTCTTTGGGGCTTAGGGGCTATGGTTGTTCGCATTACTTTCCAGTATGTGTATGCCAAGGTCCGCGGACATCGCTTTGATGCTCTGGACCGTCCCCTGAATCTGCGTCCCGCCAGCAGGGATGATGATACCCCTTCTGAGAACCTTGTGTCTCAGACCACAGGCAAGTTCTTCTAAACGAAGTTTAAACAGATACCGTTGGATTCTGTTTCATGATTGGGGAATGGCATACGATTTATAGTCATCGGTGCAGTATTGGTCCCATGCTTGGGATGTGTGGCAAAAGTAAATTTAGTTTGATCAAATGTTTTATCGTTAGTGAAGCTCTGTTGAGCCTCAAATGTTAAGTCGTTTTTGCGTATATCTATGCTCTTCTTTGTTTATATCGTGGCATTTGTCAAGTTTGTCAAACTCAACTTCACTTGAGACCCAGTACAAAGCCCAAAGAACCCTCTTCGCAAAGGTGAATTATCCAAAATTGAATTGGAGATGCTTCGCAAACATCCGTTCGCCGGCACCCAATGCTATTTTATAGTACATCTATGCTCCTCGTACAATATACACTGTCGTTTTACACATTTGCCTCTTTCTCGGCTCACTCATGGTAAGCGCCCGTCACTTGAGGTATACAATTAGATCTCTCTATTTCAGAGGACCTTTCCATCCAGCGCGCTGAGCCTGCTCTCGCATAATCCaatcttgctcttcttggtATGACTCAAGCGTTGTGGCAGGAACAGTGCCCCAGATTCGCCACGGTGTGGCCTGGAACGTCTTCTCGCTGACCTGTCTTGAGAGCACCACGTACTCCAGCTTGTCCTGCACCTTTGTACTGCCAGGTATGAGCTGGTCGGAAGGCTTCTTGTACTTTGCGACACGCTGCGTTGAGGAAATCGCGATAACGGCTTGTTCTGTGCAGTTGTCCTTGTCGTGGGGGTTGATGTTGTGAACTTGGTGTGCTACCACGCGGGGATAGAACAATgacttgttgagcttgagaagctcgaatGTGACACGCTCGCCAGCGTTACGACGGTCGATGGCAGCAGTGAGCTTCTTTCCGAATTGGCCAAGGCATAAGTTGTTGATCGTGGACTTGTCACCCGCAGCAAACGCCCCAAGCATCTCCATGTACATGTTCTTTGCTGTGGGTGCAATCTTGCCCCGACCGATCTTCCACTTGGGCCGTGTTGTCCAACCAGGCATGGACTTGAGCTTGAATTGAAGGAGGGAAAGGAATTCGATCCCCCATTGGCGGAATCGGTACCATGTGTAGTTTAGAGCGCTGGAGACGCTGGAGGGATATCgtgagagagggagagggacGAATGTGCCTGTTCCACCGTTAGCTCTTCTCTGTTGTTAGAGTACCAGAGGAAGCTATATCAATTGGCGCATGTGATGACCAAAAAGTTTGTCAATTCCTCACTTCCATCTTCCACTCACCAGGAAACAATGGGCCGCCGCCAGACTTGAAGTACTCGTCattggccttcttctggatAGCAGACATGGACTCAACATCGGTCTTCTTGGAGTCCTTTGTGGCCGCCCTTCGCATCTCTCGCAACATCCTCTCCCTTGAGGGCATCGACATGTATCGGCATTGTACCCTCGTCGCTCCGAGAATGCTCTGGCGCAAGATGGCTGGGCGCAGCGCCATTACTGAGGAAGACATTGGCGGACCTCTAAACCGAAATGTCGAAACGCTCAAAAGGTATGGATAGACACCCGGTAGTTACCGGCGGCGCAGGGTCATAATCGAGCTCGAGCTGGCTTCGGCCATCATAGTCTGCTGCCACTGAAGAATTTCATGGGTTCTGGGCCGATGACGGAACAATTAAATGCCGAGAACGACGCATAGGGTGGTGTCAAGGTGGGGTTGGCATGACGGGAAATATCACAGTATACACATGGTATCAGGTGCCAATCTTAAATGTTCCTTACCTATGGGCAGAGCCTCAACACTACTAAGGTACGCTCGACATCATAGCTCGACAGCCCATTCCACGAGTGAAGGCTCACTCACTATCACAGCCTTAGCTGCTTTTACGATTAAACCTCATGTTCTTCGACTCCCGGTGAGCCAATTGGGCTCCACGAAAGCTTGCGGCAGCTTGGGCATCGAATCTAAACTCTACCGAACCATCAAAATAAATCACCCATCATGAGGGTCACGCATATGCTcttgtcgagaagctttTTTGGCCGAAGCGTGGACGAGCTGAAGAGGCGCACGCGAATAGGTATACTCTGGTTGTCCTCAAGTAAAACTCAAAACTAACCATTGCAGCTGTGAGCTTCGAGGCTATCAAAGGCGCTACACAACCCAAGCCGCTATACGATTTCAACGCCCTCGAAAGCGTTCGCGATTGCATTGTTATGTCTGACAAAACCATTGGCGGTTTCTCACAAAGCAACTTTGACTTTCACAAGTCTACAGAGTCGAATACTGGTTCAGATACACCTTCCGCCTATGCCCGCTTTCACGGCAACATCTCTACCCGCCTCCCAGATGACCGTCCCAATATCCAGCGTACAGGTTTCGCCGGCTTCCGATCTCCTGACCAAAGACCTACCATGTTTGGTCGTTCAATGTGGGATATTGACCCCTATATCTACCTCGCCCTGCGTGTCAAGTCCGATGGCCGCAGTTACTTCGTCAATGTGCAGACAGAGAGTGTTGAGCCCTCAGACCTGCACCAACATCGACTGTTTCCGAAACGGCCGGGTCAATGGGAAACTGTGCTAATCAAATGGAACGACTTTGTTAGAACGAACCATGGCTTCGTCGTGGAGCCGCAGACTGAAATGTTGCGACAGAAGGTGTTGACTGTTGGTGTTGGGTTGACAGACCGCGTTGACGGTCCTTTTGAGCTTTGTATCGAAAGAGCCTGGGCCACGAACGACGCAAGTGAGGCTGACATAATAAAAGAGCCTCAAACTTCGGCTATCTCAGACGGAGGTGAACTGAGGAATAAAAAAGGTGAAAAGGTGCGGTGGTAGATCCTAGCCATGGACAAGGTGGTATGGCTCATGtgtttataaactttatgcTCTTGGATGAGCCTCTATGGACTGACTGATACGTTGCTGAGTTTTGTACAAATAAAGGCATAACGAGTTACAATTTGGTTGCGATGGTAGACATACAATTATCCCAGCAATCATCAAACATTACCCTTCGAGGCTGAGTGATTCAGCAGTCTTCTTGAGTGATACGTACGCCGCAGCGTAATCTGCTGCCAATGTTAGATCCCCCGTCAACTTCATAATCATGGCCTTCTTCGCCATCATTTGGCATTGCATGTTGATGTCTTCGATACTTGAGTAATGATCAAAGGATTTCTGCACAGCAGCGAGAGCCTTGGTCAGGTATTCCGTTCGTTTCGACGATCTGGGCTCGCATTTTCCAGCAAGTCCCATATTAGCATCAGCGAGATAGCTGTAGAGCTGAGCTGCCAAGCTTGCGGTCTCACACTCTAAAGAGCGAGGAATGATAGCGAGCAAAAGTTGAGAAGCGGCCTCGAATTCTCCTAACGAAATAAGAATGTTCGACACAAATCCGATCGCCTGCCAGAGACAGGGAATGAGACGAGCTCCCCACGAAATGCTTGCAGCTCGCATAGCGGTTGTGAAACCTCTCTGCGGTCGGCCACACTTGTCAAGAAGAGAGGCTTTGAGTAGTAGGAGTTTGACTCGAAGAACAACATCCTTCTTTTCGTCTTGGAGTTGCGACATCATGTCGTCGACCTTGGAAAAAGCTGCTTGCAAGTCTCCCCGACGAGTAAGATAGTCAATATGTAGAGTATCGACCAAAAACGCCATGTCAGGTTCAAGGTCGTCCATCTTAGACTGCAGAATCTGAGACAGCAGTCTCTCAGCTCCTTCGAGGTTGTTATGATTTAGGTCTCTCTTGAGCTTGGTGATTCCTCGATACTTGTGCCAGTATTGGCTTGGTTTCCAAGATCGTAAAGAGTTTTCTTCCAGTTGTTCCAATTTTCTTAATGCTTCATCATAACGACCACGCGATACCAGCAAAAGAGCAAGGCGGCAAGTAAGCTTAAGCTCATCGTCAAATATGGCGTTGCGGGCATGGCATCTCAAGAAGACCTCGCAAGTGGCTGACGAAAGAGTCGACAACCCAAGTCTATCCCACAGAGCCGAGGTGAGCGAAAAATGAGAGCCAAACATGTTCTTCATGTTCCTCTCGACTATGACGTGCGAGCTTCGAACTATAGACTCAAATGCCGTAGCCACACTGTCACCGTTGAGAAGTCCGAGTTTGGCTTCGCTGAGCAGAACCGAGCTCCACAACGTCCACATGCCTGTCTCCTTAGCCTTCACTCTGAGAAAGGCCAAACTTTCCTTACCCGTACCAAGCATACTATTAGACTCCAAATTCTGGACGAGGTCGGGATGTGCGCGACCGAAGTGAAAGAGCCAGTTCAAGGCAAAATTGAGACATGTCATGTCGCGATTCTCCCGTGCTGTTGAAACAGTTTCGAGCATGGCAGCCACTGCTTCTTTGTGGCAGCCAAAATCGGCTTGCAGAACAGCAAGATTCATCAGAGCGTACTGGTAAAACAAACGGTCTCGATTCTGCATCGTGTAGTCGAAGTATCTGTGAAGATAATCGAATGCAGTAGGATAATCTCCAGCTCTCCATGAGTCAAGAAACCTGTCTGCTGTTAGAGATCACAAAACACTACATGTGATAATTGCCGACTTACTTGAGGTAGTGTGTCAGACTGGGGACAAGGTAACTATCATTGAGTAGGTCATGAAACTGATGGCGGATCTCGAGAGGTACTCTGTTGCCGAATTCTGGCCGAATTAGCATCTATGAACAAATACAATCGGAGTCTCTTACTCTGCATCTGTTCGATTTGGAATTCCAGGAGACTCTCAATGTCGTCAGTACTCACAGGGAGTGACCCGCTCTGGTCTCCTGTCAGCATGTCGCCATAAGCCACTGACGCCAATTCCATGACACTCTGGTGATCCCAGTCCTCTTGTTCACCCATCAAAAGAACGCTGTCAAAACTCAGTCGCCCAAATCCGGGGATTTTGCGCTTCAGATAAGAGGCAGTTGGTTGTCGATATCGTACAAAGTGTTTCCACAACTCTGTACAGTCGTGGAATTGTAGTCGTTGGTATTCAAGTCTCGCCCTCCGTACGAATGTTCCAAGTGGAGAGTTTGGGGATAGTTTGAtgccttcctcctcttctacaGGCTGGCCCAATTCAGCCAGTCTCTTTCGCTCCTCCTTTGTCTTGGCCAGCATCCCAGACAAATTGTCAAAGAAGTTGTGGAGCGCATCTAAAGAGTTGATATCCCAAAGCTTGCCGAGGAACTGGTCCCATAATCTTCGTCCAGGCATACCCATTAGAAAAGGGTAGCTTCCGAGGAGTTTTTCAAAATCTTTGATACTGATGACGAGCCCAACGGTGCGCTCTGCTTTGCTCCATCTCTCGGAGTGGTCGGCGGAGGCTTTTGAAGGAGTGTGGTCCATGAGATGAGAAGTGACAAAGGACAGCACAGGTAAGATAGCATCACTCAGCACGGCGCCTTCAACATAGAGCTCTACGAGGGCGAGAAGGCCGATTTTGGCCGGGTTGAGATATCGAGCCATGGTTTCGAGACATGAATCAAAACACTCTATGGAGGGGAAGTTTTCGAGGAAGAAAGATGATATAGAGCGATATGTCCAGAGGCAAGCGACGTTCTTTCTACTCGGCACTCAGACGCGCCTGCCCAAAAGTTAATCAGATGCCCGAAGATCACCCTTACCAAAGATACAAGCTAGAGAGAGGTAGGTACCTCTAGCTAACAAGTACCTCTTTGAGGCCAGATTTGTCTGATCTTCTCCAGGAATTAAATCCCAGTAAACGGTATTTTAATTGCTTGACCACTTATCGCGTTTGCTGTTATGTTATTTAGTGGTTGTTTTTTTAGCCGAGGTTTCCTCAGACGTTATTGAAGTGGGATGACACAATCTCAGTTGGTGGGGGACCTACGCTCCTGAACCTCTATTTACTGTCCCCTCTCTTGTACTGACATACTTCGTCTAATTTTTGTCTAATGTCTTCTAAATGTCTTCAGAACTCTCCTAAGTTTATGAGCTACCTAGTCTAAATGGCTATTGTTTATCTTCTAGAATTTGACAATTATCGTCTAAGGTTTATCCTATTTACGATGAATTCTACCTCGGTATCATCATAATTCCTTCTAAATCTCATCTAAATACTCCCTTAAACTTGTCTAAACTTGTCTAATGTTAGTATTGTTGTGTTAAGATATATTTTGACAGTATTATTATCACCATTCACCCGAGATCTTCATGCGACGAACGCTAGCATTCTCTGCTCGCTCTAATGGAAACGTGTGATTCATCATCTATTTAAGTATCACCAAAAACTCAAAGATGAGTAGACAAATCCGATGGTAGATACAAAGCTCTATCTGTAGGATGTGAGATGCTACCAGGTTTGCCTTATTTAGTTCACACATTAACTTAGAGTCCAACACTtcaacaatcaatcaatttgAATCTAGGGAACATGTACGAAGCATCTCCAGAGGGAGTAGTCCATGAAGGGCGATCCAGTAATTGTCCAACGTATGAGCCATCAACAGATCATACTTAAGCgaccttgtccttgttgtgGTAGTTAACCTCGTCGTTCCAGCTATACAATGTTAGTACGTGATCTCTTGGAACTGTAGAGCAAGAAAGTTTCAAGCTCGATAGCGTGAAGCTGGTATCCaagcttattatagctttactGGAGCTGCCCAAGCCTCTTCAACTACAATGATGTCACAACTTACAAGAGAGTCTACAATAATGTTAGTATGTACAAATCAGCCAGGGATTTCCAACCAGACTCACCTTGTCTCCGTCACCCCACTGGTAGTTCTTGGAACGGATGTTCTGGTAAGGATACTCGGTGCGCTCCTCCAGAGGAGGCATGTGAGACCAGTGCTCCCAGTGCTCGCTCCAGAGCCAGTAGGCGTTGGCGCCGGCGGCGATAAGGCAGGGGGCAATGCCGCTTCAATCATGTTAGCCATTGCTATCCCAACTCATCACCACAATCTCGTCGTCTCCAACATTCGATACTTCCGGATTCGATGCCGGGTTCGTAATTCGCTCAAAGGATCGGACTCGGACGTACTAGAGGGAGATCTTCTTCCAGAGTTCTGTCCACCATCAGCAGCCATACTTTACACCTCCAATTGATCCAAttcggcgtcgtcggttgtAGACTCACCAGTGGTACCAGCAGCGTGCTCCTTGATGTGCTGACGCTCCTTGATGAACTCGTTCTGTGTGCTGGCAAATCGGCGCTGGATGGGAGCGCGAATCTGGGCAGTAGCGCGCGTGGCAGCGCGGGTGAATCGGACGGCGGACATTGTGGACGT carries:
- a CDS encoding hypothetical protein (TransMembrane:13 (o6-29i49-68o80-98i119-139o159-178i185-205o225-244i265-291o311-331i352-372o378-399i411-431o451-474i)~BUSCO:18673at5125), coding for MGFPSFAASNAVIYVTYGAFLIMGTGIAWKMRNQSKADFLSGNGTQTAFPLALNFIASALGSGILFSYPELATISGVQGMMVYALASSLPMLIFGYLGPIIRRRCPEGFVLTEWTRQRYGVITMLYLSFMSMVTLFLYMVSELSAIGQVVQALTGLDPLPVMIVQCVITTIYTSLGGFRISFITDVVQGTMVIGLVIIAAITIGAKTEIQRPLIDESGLTKPNLLGWQLLYILPVAVLTNDFFLSSFWLRTFASKTDKDLRIGTTIATIVILCVLTLVGSTGLIAVWSGALPLEDSAGSGSVAFFVLLETLPSWVVGIVLVMVVTMSTAAFDSLQSAMVSSGSNDLFRNKLNIWYIRAIVVLIIIPVIAIALKAPSVLQIWLITDLISAATIPVLVIGLVDKFYWWHGFEVVVGGLGGILTVFIFGCVYYGNAQEAGELLLVQKGLYGNDWSAFGAFVAAPVGSLLWGLGAMVVRITFQYVYAKVRGHRFDALDRPLNLRPASRDDDTPSENLVSQTTGKFF
- a CDS encoding hypothetical protein (BUSCO:35471at5125), which produces MSSSVMALRPAILRQSILGATRVQCRYMSMPSRERMLREMRRAATKDSKKTDVESMSAIQKKANDEYFKSGGGPLFPGTFVPLPLSRYPSSVSSALNYTWYRFRQWGIEFLSLLQFKLKSMPGWTTRPKWKIGRGKIAPTAKNMYMEMLGAFAAGDKSTINNLCLGQFGKKLTAAIDRRNAGERVTFELLKLNKSLFYPRVVAHQVHNINPHDKDNCTEQAVIAISSTQRVAKYKKPSDQLIPGSTKVQDKLEYVVLSRQVSEKTFQATPWRIWGTVPATTLESYQEEQDWIMREQAQRAGWKGPLK
- a CDS encoding hypothetical protein (BUSCO:44564at5125); translated protein: MRVTHMLLSRSFFGRSVDELKRRTRIAVSFEAIKGATQPKPLYDFNALESVRDCIVMSDKTIGGFSQSNFDFHKSTESNTGSDTPSAYARFHGNISTRLPDDRPNIQRTGFAGFRSPDQRPTMFGRSMWDIDPYIYLALRVKSDGRSYFVNVQTESVEPSDLHQHRLFPKRPGQWETVLIKWNDFVRTNHGFVVEPQTEMLRQKVLTVGVGLTDRVDGPFELCIERAWATNDASEADIIKEPQTSAISDGGELRNKKGEKVRW
- a CDS encoding hypothetical protein (BUSCO:7294at5125), giving the protein MARYLNPAKIGLLALVELYVEGAVLSDAILPVLSFVTSHLMDHTPSKASADHSERWSKAERTVGLVISIKDFEKLLGSYPFLMGMPGRRLWDQFLGKLWDINSLDALHNFFDNLSGMLAKTKEERKRLAELGQPVEEEEGIKLSPNSPLGTFVRRARLEYQRLQFHDCTELWKHFVRYRQPTASYLKRKIPGFGRLSFDSVLLMGEQEDWDHQSVMELASVAYGDMLTGDQSGSLPVSTDDIESLLEFQIEQMQKFGNRVPLEIRHQFHDLLNDSYLVPSLTHYLKFLDSWRAGDYPTAFDYLHRYFDYTMQNRDRLFYQYALMNLAVLQADFGCHKEAVAAMLETVSTARENRDMTCLNFALNWLFHFGRAHPDLVQNLESNSMLGTGMWTLWSSVLLSEAKLGLLNGDSVATAFESIVRSSHVIVERNMKNMFGSHFSLTSALWDRLGLSTLSSATCEVFLRCHARNAIFDDELKLTCRLALLLVSRGRYDEALRKLEQLEENSLRSWKPSQYWHKYRGITKLKRDLNHNNLEGAERLLSQILQSKMDDLEPDMAFLVDTLHIDYLTRRGDLQAAFSKVDDMMSQLQDEKKDVVLRVKLLLLKASLLDKCGRPQRGFTTAMRAASISWGARLIPCLWQAIGFVSNILISLGEFEAASQLLLAIIPRSLECETASLAAQLYSYLADANMGLAGKCEPRSSKRTEYLTKALAAVQKSFDHYSSIEDINMQCQMMAKKAMIMKLTGDLTLAADYAAAYVSLKKTAESLSLEG